The genomic region AGACAATAAAACTATATTCTAACAAGTCTATTTACTGCTCTTATAGCATTCCTCCATAAGCAATCTAGATTCGCTTAAGCCAGCCTGTATAAGTCTATACATTCGCTCAATATAGGGTCTAGACGATACGTGGATCGGCGTACGAAAGTACGCTTCTTCAACGTCTTCAAAGAGCTTTTTAAATAGCCTATGGAAGTACTCTACTTCGAAACAAAAGTCTCTATCGCTAATCATACTCTCTCCACACATAGCCACATCTTACACATTTGAAGAACCTCGTAGGCGGCTCATCAGCTCTACGTGTTTGTACAACCCAGTAGTAAGCCTCATGATATCCGCAGCGCGGGCACGTAACCCTTGTCTTCGGCATTGCTTCCCAGTTAATATCCTTAGGTATGACGACGAGCCTTTCTTTCTCACTATGTTCTATCTTCTGCTTAAGTACTAGGGATGAACCTCCTCCAGATGAGTCAACTTCCTCGGTATAGCCGCAGCTTGGACAAACCCACATGCGTTTCCCATTCACCGTTTTCAAGACCATTAGTGAGCCACACCGTGGACAGAATCTCAAGGCTTTGCACCTCTAGTACTCTTTTTGGCTTTCACTGCTAGATTACAAGTGTAGCCAGTAAACATAATCGGATAAACTCCTCCTCTTATCGTTTACTCTAAGCTGTTTAAACTATAAGCTATCCTTATAATTCTTTAATTTATCAGTGAGAGTACAGATCGATTCGAGAAAAACACTAATGCATTCTTTACATTTTGAAAAATAAGCATCAATTTCTACCGGCGTGAGGCATGTACGGGAAGCAAGGCGCGGAGGCCATATTAGGCGGATCTCTTTGAAAACACTTTGCCTAGATATTTCTGAAATAACCTCGTCCTCGCTACCTCCTATAAGGATATATTCTACGCGAAAAGGACCTCTAAAAACTAATGCAACAACGTTATCATTGCGCTGTAAAGACTCACAGTTATGAATGAATAGGAGTCTAGCTTCTCTCTTCGCACTTAACATTATTTGCTAAAACCTCTTCAAGTCTCTGCCTAAACTCATTAACATCCTTTATAATATCGCTAAGGACTTCTTCTAAAACGTCAAGAGGGTCGCGTGAACCGTCGGTTGTAAGCACTATAACAGGATTACCTATTAGCGGATGAGAGATTATGTAGGAGGAATAGACTACGCCTTTCTTATGTATCGCATACTTAGCTATTAGATTCGCTATTGTATGGTCCTCACCAGCAAGCTCAACTTCTATCGAGTCCTTTTCCTTCTTTAATATACGAATACTTGTTGAATCCGTAAATGCCTCTACACTGCTCATTTCCTACACGCCCCGCTTATTCGAAACCCAGCTCTGCCCCCTTAAGCATCACTGCTACTTTGCGTAGTGCCCTACGCCATTCTTCTCTCAAAACTATGCCCTCATCGCTCTCCTCCAGGACTCTAGTAGAAATACCATATTCTATTACCTTCTCTGGATCTACATCAAGCCCCGCAGCAATTGCAGCAACCATTCTTTTAGCAGCTGTGCCTTTAACGCGAAACCTTATTTCATCAATTATCTCTGCGATCCTCCGTGCAAGTTCTACGACGACACTAGGTGGCGCATTGGTATATAGCACTTGTTTATCGTCGCTAAGTCTGGCATCATATCCTTTAAGCTTTAAGGCGTAGACTAGTGACTCTGGAGGAAATGTTCTGCCAGCCTCCTTTACTATAGACTCTATAAGTGCTTCCTTCTCGGTCTCAAGCCTATAGAGTTCCCAAAGATCTTGTAGGGCGTTTCTAACCCTGTTCCATGAATCCTTTATCTCAGCCTCTGTTCCGACTATCTCTATATATGCACGTCCTCCTCGTATGCTAATTTCTGCGTAGGGTGCACGTATACTGCTGGCAATCTTATCATAAATCTTTTCGATGGAAAGCTTCGGCGGTACTGATATGACGTAAAGCTTCCTTTTAATAACCTTCCTCATTTCCTCAGCATTACCTCTTTCTCTTTTCTTCCAATACGTAGTGTATAGCTATTCTACGTTTCTCCTTATTTCCGCACCGCTTACATACAAGATAAGGACTTCCCGGAACCTTGTAAAGAGGGGCACCGCAAACAGAGCAATAGGCTAATATTACGCCGTCTTGGGGCCGCTTTATTGAGAGCACATAGGGAGAGCTTGGGGAAGTTACAGTTGCTCGTATGAAGTCACCTGGCTTGACGAATTCGTATATACTTCTCTGTGACGGATTATCGCTAACTTGTGACACGTGTAGGACGCCAGTAAAGAATCCATTAAAGGGAATCATACGTTCATCAGCGAATATCTTTACTAGTGCGAGTTCTTCCCGCGGTACCCCCGTTATGACGCCATAGACTACTCCACCTTTCTTTGGAAGTCTAGGCTTTTTTCCTAGTGGTCTTACGCTTATCTTTCTAGACACGAAGTCTACTTCAACAACACCGAACTGCGCTGCCCTAATATATCCATTGTCGACATATACTCCTTCGCCTGGAATGAATTCCTCTATTGTGCAGAGTATGTCTCCAGGGTATACTTTCCTGCCAACGATATCTGCCAGCATGCTGCTCATCCTAATTACACCCGCTTAAACATCAATAATGCAGACTCAACATAATATACACGCCGTACATGCCCTTCATACATAGCAGGGATTGGGAACCTAAAATAGTCTTTAGCTACAAGCTTGTAGCCATACCTCTCCATGAATTGCTGAATGTACTTAGCATTTCTTTCCCCGCCATGATGTATAGATATTATTGTAATTGGGTTTAGCCCCATAGCGTTCTTCAAGAAAAGAGTGTCTGCCCTCCTCTTAACAATCCCGAAAGGTGGATTCTGAAGGACACAGATTCCTTTGTACCTTGGTTTACGCAAGGGTAGGGCATTTACATCGGCTTGCACGAAGTCTACAACGAGGTACTCATATAGAGAAGATGCCCTCGCATCCTGAAGTGCATCATAATCTATCTCAATGCCGATACCATATAGCCCGAGCATTGCAGACGCATAAATGATCATTCCAGTGCCTGTACCGAGGTCAACTACAATATCACATCCTACTCTATTAGCCCATAAAGCCATTTCTACTGCTATCTCGGGGGGCGTTCTATATTGCTCCAAATGCTTCTTTGGCCTGGAAAAACGGGGCACATTCTTCTCAAGAACTATAACTATATCGGATAGCTTCAAACGATCACCTAAACTCGCTACCACGGAAACGTGTAGCGCTCTGATCCAATTCTGTTACTTAGCCATAAACGCGCCTCGGCTGGCGTGAGGACTGGTTTCCAGTAATCCCCTAGA from Pyrofollis japonicus harbors:
- a CDS encoding DUF2067 domain-containing protein → MRKVIKRKLYVISVPPKLSIEKIYDKIASSIRAPYAEISIRGGRAYIEIVGTEAEIKDSWNRVRNALQDLWELYRLETEKEALIESIVKEAGRTFPPESLVYALKLKGYDARLSDDKQVLYTNAPPSVVVELARRIAEIIDEIRFRVKGTAAKRMVAAIAAGLDVDPEKVIEYGISTRVLEESDEGIVLREEWRRALRKVAVMLKGAELGFE
- a CDS encoding exosome complex RNA-binding protein Csl4, coding for MSSMLADIVGRKVYPGDILCTIEEFIPGEGVYVDNGYIRAAQFGVVEVDFVSRKISVRPLGKKPRLPKKGGVVYGVITGVPREELALVKIFADERMIPFNGFFTGVLHVSQVSDNPSQRSIYEFVKPGDFIRATVTSPSSPYVLSIKRPQDGVILAYCSVCGAPLYKVPGSPYLVCKRCGNKEKRRIAIHYVLEEKRKR
- a CDS encoding METTL5 family protein encodes the protein MKLSDIVIVLEKNVPRFSRPKKHLEQYRTPPEIAVEMALWANRVGCDIVVDLGTGTGMIIYASAMLGLYGIGIEIDYDALQDARASSLYEYLVVDFVQADVNALPLRKPRYKGICVLQNPPFGIVKRRADTLFLKNAMGLNPITIISIHHGGERNAKYIQQFMERYGYKLVAKDYFRFPIPAMYEGHVRRVYYVESALLMFKRV
- a CDS encoding transcription factor S, translated to MRFCPRCGSLMVLKTVNGKRMWVCPSCGYTEEVDSSGGGSSLVLKQKIEHSEKERLVVIPKDINWEAMPKTRVTCPRCGYHEAYYWVVQTRRADEPPTRFFKCVRCGYVWREYD
- a CDS encoding DNA-directed RNA polymerase subunit L translates to MSSVEAFTDSTSIRILKKEKDSIEVELAGEDHTIANLIAKYAIHKKGVVYSSYIISHPLIGNPVIVLTTDGSRDPLDVLEEVLSDIIKDVNEFRQRLEEVLANNVKCEERS